Proteins encoded together in one Lathyrus oleraceus cultivar Zhongwan6 chromosome 5, CAAS_Psat_ZW6_1.0, whole genome shotgun sequence window:
- the LOC127083637 gene encoding boron transporter 1 isoform X1: MEETFVPFRGIKNDFKARIMCYKQDWTSGFRAGARILAPTTYIFFASAIPVISFGEQLERSTDGTLTAVQTLASTALCGIVHSVIGGQPLLILGVAEPTVLMYTFMYNFAKDREDLGHKLFLPWTGWVCVWTALLLFLLAILGACSIINRFTRLTGELFGLLIAMLFMQQAIKGLVEEFGVPKTQTEGTNQIALQSSWLFGNGMFALVLSFGLLFTGLGSRKARSWRYGTGWLRGFIADYGVPLMILVWTAVSYIPVNKVPRGVPRRLFSPNPWSPGAYSNWTVVKEMLNVPILYIIGAFIPATMIAVLYYFDHSVASQLAQQKEFNLRKPSSYHYDLLLLGFLTLFCGLIGIPPSNGVIPQSPMHTKSLATLKHQILRHKLVSTARTSMEKNMNLSQFYESMKEAYDVMQTPLVSQMPPTLGLKELKESTVALASSHGYIDAPVDEIVFDVNKDVDDLMPVEVKEQRLSNLLQASMVAACVAAMPLLKKIPTSVLWGYFAFMAIESLPGNQFWERILYLFTAPSRRYKLLEEHHATFVETVPLKAIALFTLFQTAYLLLCFGITWIPIAGVLFPLLIMLLVPVRQYFLPHFFKGPHLQELDAASYEEAPAIAFNMSFDDLSNHGTTVNVSGGEILDEIITRSRGEIRRTQSSKASSSTATPIGGDIRPANSPQISRMIPSPRVTALRGESSSSVGSNGKELKLKQIP; the protein is encoded by the exons ATGGAAGAAACATTTGTTCCTTTTCGCGGGATTAAGAATGACTTCAAAGCAAGAATTATGTGCTACAAACAAGATTGGACTAGTGGATTCCGCGCAGGTGCAAG GATCCTTGCACCAACTACATACATATTTTTTGCTTCTGCAATTCCTGTTATTTCTTTTGGGGAGCAACTCGAGAGAAGTACCG ATGGAACTCTCACTGCTGTGCAGACTCTTGCATCAACTGCACTATGCGGTATTGTCCACTCGGTTATTGGAGGGCAACCTCTCCTCATACTAGGTGTAGCCGAGCCAACGGTTCTGATGTATACATTCATGTACAATTTTGCAAAAGATCGCGAGGATTTAGGACACAAATTGTTCTTGCCTTGGACTGGATG GGTGTGCGTTTGGACTGCACTGTTGCTGTTCTTGCTGGCTATTCTCGGTGCATGCTCCATAATCAACCGGTTCACGCGCCTTACCGGTGAACTATTTGGTCTGTTAATTGCAATGCTCTTTATGCAGCAGGCTATAAAG GGACTTGTGGAAGAGTTTGGTGTACCAAAGACACAGACAGAAGGTACCAATCAGATTGCACTCCAATCCTCTTGGCTGTTTGGCAATGGCATGTTTGCTTTAGTTTTATCGTTCGGCCTTCTTTTTACTGGTCTTGGAAGCCGCAAGGCTAGATCCTGGCGTTACGGGACAG GTTGGCTACGAGGATTTATAGCTGATTACGGTGTCCCCTTAATGATTCTCGTATGGACTGCTGTATCTTACATACCTGTCAACAAGGTCCCGAGGGGAGTCCCAAGGCGACTTTTCAGTCCAAATCCATGGTCTCCTGGTGCATACTCAAATTGGACTGTTGTAAAG GAAATGTTGAATGTGCCTATATTGTACATTATCGGAGCATTTATACCAGCGACTATGATTGCCGTGCTTTACTACTTTGATCACAGTGTTGCATCACAACTCGCGCAGCAAAAGGAGTTCAATCTAAGAAAACCTTCGTCTTATCACTATGACTTACTACTCTTGGGATTTTTG ACCTTATTCTGTGGGCTTATTGGAATCCCTCCTTCCAACGGCGTGATTCCGCAATCTCCAATGCATACCAAGAGCTTAGCTACTCTAAAACATCAG ATTTTACGGCATAAGCTTGTCTCTACTGCACGAACGAGCATGGAGAAAAACATGAACTTGAGTCAGTTTTACGAAAGTATGAAAGAAGCATATGACGTTATGCAGACACCATTGGTTTCCCAAATGCCACCCACCTTG GGGCTTAAAGAGTTGAAGGAGTCTACCGTCGCACTGGCTTCAAGTCATGGATACATTGATGCTCCTGTTGATGAAATCGTCTTTGATGTGAATAAGGATGTTGATGACCTTATGCCAGTTGAAGTTAAAGAGCAGCGCCTCAGCAATCTACTGCAGGCATCGATGGTTGCGGCTTGTGTTGCTGCTATGCCTCTTTTGAAGAAGATACCAACTTCAGTGCTTTGGGGTTACTTTGCCTTCATGGCAATTGAAAGCTTGCCGGGAAATCAATTTTGGGAGAGAATATTGTACCTTTTCACTGCTCCAAGTCGAAGATACAA ACTGCTGGAGGAACACCATGCCACTTTTGTTGAGACTGTGCCTTTGAAAGCAATTGCTCTGTTTACTCTGTTCCAGACAGCTTACTTGCTTCTCTGCTTTGGCATAACCTGGATACCAATCGCCGGGGTCCTCTTCCCGTTATTAATCATGCTTCTGGTCCCGGTTCGGCAATATTTTCTTCCCCATTTTTTTAAAGGACCCCATCTTCAAGAGTTGGATGCGGCATCATACGAAGAAGCACCTGCCATTGCTTTCAACATGTCCTTTGAT GATCTAAGTAACCATGGAACGACAGTGAATGTCAGTGGTGGAGAAATTCTTGATGAGATTATCACGAGGAGTCGCGGAGAGATACGTCGCACTCAAAGCTCTAAAGCATCTAGTTCAACTGCAACACCAATAGGAGGAGATATAAGACCTGCTAATAGCCCGCAAATATCACGAATGATTCCTAGCCCTCGAGTAACCGCATTGAGAGGGGAAAGCAGCAGTAGTGTAGGATCAAACGGAAAGGAGTTAAAGTTAAAGCAAATTCCTTGA
- the LOC127083637 gene encoding boron transporter 1 isoform X2, which produces MTSKQELCATNKIGLVDSAQVQGSLHQLHTYFLLLQFLLFLLGSNSREVPTLASTALCGIVHSVIGGQPLLILGVAEPTVLMYTFMYNFAKDREDLGHKLFLPWTGWVCVWTALLLFLLAILGACSIINRFTRLTGELFGLLIAMLFMQQAIKGLVEEFGVPKTQTEGTNQIALQSSWLFGNGMFALVLSFGLLFTGLGSRKARSWRYGTGWLRGFIADYGVPLMILVWTAVSYIPVNKVPRGVPRRLFSPNPWSPGAYSNWTVVKEMLNVPILYIIGAFIPATMIAVLYYFDHSVASQLAQQKEFNLRKPSSYHYDLLLLGFLTLFCGLIGIPPSNGVIPQSPMHTKSLATLKHQILRHKLVSTARTSMEKNMNLSQFYESMKEAYDVMQTPLVSQMPPTLGLKELKESTVALASSHGYIDAPVDEIVFDVNKDVDDLMPVEVKEQRLSNLLQASMVAACVAAMPLLKKIPTSVLWGYFAFMAIESLPGNQFWERILYLFTAPSRRYKLLEEHHATFVETVPLKAIALFTLFQTAYLLLCFGITWIPIAGVLFPLLIMLLVPVRQYFLPHFFKGPHLQELDAASYEEAPAIAFNMSFDDLSNHGTTVNVSGGEILDEIITRSRGEIRRTQSSKASSSTATPIGGDIRPANSPQISRMIPSPRVTALRGESSSSVGSNGKELKLKQIP; this is translated from the exons ATGACTTCAAAGCAAGAATTATGTGCTACAAACAAGATTGGACTAGTGGATTCCGCGCAGGTGCAAG GATCCTTGCACCAACTACATACATATTTTTTGCTTCTGCAATTCCTGTTATTTCTTTTGGGGAGCAACTCGAGAGAAGTACCG ACTCTTGCATCAACTGCACTATGCGGTATTGTCCACTCGGTTATTGGAGGGCAACCTCTCCTCATACTAGGTGTAGCCGAGCCAACGGTTCTGATGTATACATTCATGTACAATTTTGCAAAAGATCGCGAGGATTTAGGACACAAATTGTTCTTGCCTTGGACTGGATG GGTGTGCGTTTGGACTGCACTGTTGCTGTTCTTGCTGGCTATTCTCGGTGCATGCTCCATAATCAACCGGTTCACGCGCCTTACCGGTGAACTATTTGGTCTGTTAATTGCAATGCTCTTTATGCAGCAGGCTATAAAG GGACTTGTGGAAGAGTTTGGTGTACCAAAGACACAGACAGAAGGTACCAATCAGATTGCACTCCAATCCTCTTGGCTGTTTGGCAATGGCATGTTTGCTTTAGTTTTATCGTTCGGCCTTCTTTTTACTGGTCTTGGAAGCCGCAAGGCTAGATCCTGGCGTTACGGGACAG GTTGGCTACGAGGATTTATAGCTGATTACGGTGTCCCCTTAATGATTCTCGTATGGACTGCTGTATCTTACATACCTGTCAACAAGGTCCCGAGGGGAGTCCCAAGGCGACTTTTCAGTCCAAATCCATGGTCTCCTGGTGCATACTCAAATTGGACTGTTGTAAAG GAAATGTTGAATGTGCCTATATTGTACATTATCGGAGCATTTATACCAGCGACTATGATTGCCGTGCTTTACTACTTTGATCACAGTGTTGCATCACAACTCGCGCAGCAAAAGGAGTTCAATCTAAGAAAACCTTCGTCTTATCACTATGACTTACTACTCTTGGGATTTTTG ACCTTATTCTGTGGGCTTATTGGAATCCCTCCTTCCAACGGCGTGATTCCGCAATCTCCAATGCATACCAAGAGCTTAGCTACTCTAAAACATCAG ATTTTACGGCATAAGCTTGTCTCTACTGCACGAACGAGCATGGAGAAAAACATGAACTTGAGTCAGTTTTACGAAAGTATGAAAGAAGCATATGACGTTATGCAGACACCATTGGTTTCCCAAATGCCACCCACCTTG GGGCTTAAAGAGTTGAAGGAGTCTACCGTCGCACTGGCTTCAAGTCATGGATACATTGATGCTCCTGTTGATGAAATCGTCTTTGATGTGAATAAGGATGTTGATGACCTTATGCCAGTTGAAGTTAAAGAGCAGCGCCTCAGCAATCTACTGCAGGCATCGATGGTTGCGGCTTGTGTTGCTGCTATGCCTCTTTTGAAGAAGATACCAACTTCAGTGCTTTGGGGTTACTTTGCCTTCATGGCAATTGAAAGCTTGCCGGGAAATCAATTTTGGGAGAGAATATTGTACCTTTTCACTGCTCCAAGTCGAAGATACAA ACTGCTGGAGGAACACCATGCCACTTTTGTTGAGACTGTGCCTTTGAAAGCAATTGCTCTGTTTACTCTGTTCCAGACAGCTTACTTGCTTCTCTGCTTTGGCATAACCTGGATACCAATCGCCGGGGTCCTCTTCCCGTTATTAATCATGCTTCTGGTCCCGGTTCGGCAATATTTTCTTCCCCATTTTTTTAAAGGACCCCATCTTCAAGAGTTGGATGCGGCATCATACGAAGAAGCACCTGCCATTGCTTTCAACATGTCCTTTGAT GATCTAAGTAACCATGGAACGACAGTGAATGTCAGTGGTGGAGAAATTCTTGATGAGATTATCACGAGGAGTCGCGGAGAGATACGTCGCACTCAAAGCTCTAAAGCATCTAGTTCAACTGCAACACCAATAGGAGGAGATATAAGACCTGCTAATAGCCCGCAAATATCACGAATGATTCCTAGCCCTCGAGTAACCGCATTGAGAGGGGAAAGCAGCAGTAGTGTAGGATCAAACGGAAAGGAGTTAAAGTTAAAGCAAATTCCTTGA